From the genome of Quadrisphaera sp. RL12-1S, one region includes:
- a CDS encoding diacylglycerol/lipid kinase family protein codes for MSTADAAARHATTSAPDGPLRCAVVVNPARVEDLERRRAAVDAALTDAGWAAAEWIETTPDSPGVEQARQAAADGFDVVFACGGDGTVRACVEGLAGTSTALAILPAGTGNLLATNLGVPEDPAAGVRLVLERGRRSIDVGVAAPTDEDDDSRHPFSSAFAVMAGMGFDAAMLDDADSRLKSALGPVAYVLSALRHLGDRSMRLTITLDDRPPLRRRARSVVVANVGRLQAGVLLVERASPDDGQLDVAVLAPRSLLHWVRLAWGVVRGHEHVPHLELHRASRVVVRSDREHPRELDGDVIDPARVLAITVRHRALELCVPQPERSPDLSEGSERL; via the coding sequence ATGAGCACCGCTGACGCCGCCGCGCGCCACGCCACCACCTCGGCCCCGGACGGGCCCCTGCGCTGCGCCGTCGTCGTCAACCCGGCACGCGTGGAGGACCTGGAGCGCCGCCGCGCCGCCGTGGACGCCGCCCTCACCGACGCCGGCTGGGCCGCGGCGGAGTGGATCGAGACCACCCCCGACAGCCCGGGCGTCGAGCAGGCCCGCCAGGCCGCGGCCGACGGCTTCGACGTCGTCTTCGCCTGCGGCGGTGACGGGACGGTCCGCGCGTGCGTGGAGGGCCTCGCCGGCACCTCCACCGCGCTGGCCATCCTGCCCGCCGGCACCGGCAACCTGCTGGCCACCAACCTGGGGGTCCCGGAGGACCCGGCCGCCGGGGTGCGGCTGGTGCTCGAGCGAGGCCGCCGGAGCATCGACGTCGGTGTGGCCGCCCCCACGGACGAGGACGACGACAGCCGGCACCCGTTCAGCAGCGCCTTCGCCGTCATGGCGGGGATGGGCTTCGACGCCGCGATGCTCGACGACGCCGACTCCCGCCTCAAGAGCGCGCTCGGCCCCGTCGCCTACGTGCTGAGCGCGCTGCGGCACCTGGGCGACCGGAGCATGCGGCTGACCATCACCCTCGACGACCGGCCACCGCTGCGGCGCCGCGCGCGCAGCGTGGTGGTCGCCAACGTGGGGCGCCTGCAGGCCGGCGTGCTGCTCGTGGAGCGGGCCAGCCCGGACGACGGCCAGCTGGACGTCGCCGTGCTCGCTCCGCGCAGCCTCCTGCACTGGGTGCGCCTGGCGTGGGGCGTGGTGCGCGGCCACGAGCACGTGCCGCACCTCGAGCTGCACCGCGCCTCGCGCGTGGTGGTCCGCAGCGACCGCGAGCACCCGCGGGAGCTGGACGGTGACGTCATCGACCCCGCGCGGGTGCTGGCGATCACCGTGCGCCACCGGGCGCTGGAGCTGTGCGTGCCGCAGCCCGAGCGCAGCCCCGACCTGTCCGAGGGGTCCGAGCGGCTCTGA
- a CDS encoding NAD-dependent epimerase/dehydratase family protein codes for MHIAVTGGSGKLGRVVVADLVAHGHTVVNLDQAPPPGGPAALPEGARFLKTDLTDHGQVLEALLGVDEHHRHGVDALVHLGAIPAPGLATDAVTFQNNIMSTYSAFAAARAAGVRNVVWASSETVLGLPFQEEPPPYAPVDEEYHPRPNSSYSLSKALGEEMAVQFCRWDPEAKIIGLRFSNVMYPDQYAEFPDYDADPGTRVWNLWGYIDARDGAQAVRKALELQATGADVFVIANADTVMQRSSAELMEQVFPDVEVRGELGEHQTLLSIEKARRVLGYEPEHSWRSSFTA; via the coding sequence GTGCACATCGCAGTGACCGGAGGCTCCGGCAAGCTCGGACGGGTGGTGGTGGCCGACCTCGTCGCCCACGGCCACACCGTCGTCAACCTCGACCAGGCGCCGCCGCCCGGCGGCCCCGCCGCCCTGCCGGAGGGCGCCCGCTTCCTCAAGACCGACCTCACCGACCACGGCCAGGTGCTCGAGGCGCTGCTCGGCGTGGACGAGCACCACCGCCACGGCGTGGACGCCCTGGTCCACCTCGGCGCGATCCCCGCGCCGGGCCTCGCCACGGACGCGGTGACGTTCCAGAACAACATCATGAGCACGTACAGCGCGTTCGCCGCCGCGCGCGCCGCGGGCGTCCGCAACGTGGTGTGGGCCTCCTCGGAGACGGTGCTCGGGCTGCCGTTCCAGGAGGAGCCGCCGCCGTACGCCCCGGTGGACGAGGAGTACCACCCGCGGCCCAACTCCAGCTACTCCCTGAGCAAGGCGCTCGGGGAGGAGATGGCGGTGCAGTTCTGCCGCTGGGACCCCGAGGCGAAGATCATCGGGCTGCGGTTCTCCAACGTCATGTACCCCGACCAGTACGCCGAGTTCCCCGACTACGACGCCGACCCCGGCACCCGCGTGTGGAACCTGTGGGGCTACATCGACGCCCGCGACGGCGCCCAGGCCGTGCGCAAGGCGCTGGAGCTGCAGGCCACCGGCGCGGACGTGTTCGTCATCGCCAACGCCGACACCGTGATGCAGCGCTCCTCGGCCGAGCTCATGGAGCAGGTGTTCCCCGACGTCGAGGTCCGCGGCGAGCTGGGTGAGCACCAGACGCTGCTGAGCATCGAGAAGGCCCGCCGCGTGCTCGGCTACGAGCCGGAGCACTCCTGGCGGAGCTCCTTCACCGCCTGA
- a CDS encoding protein adenylyltransferase SelO, whose protein sequence is MSAPATTPSAPAPAGGEPRLAHAFADALPELAVPWQAAPAPAPRLLVLDDALAVDLGLDPTWLRSPEGVHFLTGGLVPDGATPVAQVYAGHQFGGYSPRLGDGRALLLGELTTPAGEVRDLHLKGSGRTPLSRGGDGLAAVGPMLREHVISSAMHALGVPTTQALAVVATGRDVQREVVLPGAVLARTASSHLRVGSFQYARATGDTALLRRLADVAIARHHPQAAQAGSPADQAKALLDAVIAAQADLVAQWVLLGFVHGVMNTDNTTISGETIDYGPCAFVDAYDPAASFSSIDHQGRYAYGAQPGVLEWNLARFAEALLPLLVEEQDDDEGSSDRAVAIATESLGAYRPRFAAAWRAGTRRKLGLAAVAGHDDEVDGMVTDLLRLAQTDHVDHTGLHRRLADAARAGSSAPARDLFLDREGFDAWAARWLPLAPDAAAMDAVNPVYVPRNHLVEEALAAATGGDLAPLERLVDVVTHPYVERPGWERYAEPAPDAFGPYTTFCGT, encoded by the coding sequence ATGAGCGCTCCAGCGACCACGCCCTCCGCCCCCGCACCCGCCGGCGGTGAGCCGCGCCTGGCGCACGCCTTCGCCGACGCGCTGCCCGAGCTGGCCGTCCCGTGGCAGGCCGCCCCCGCGCCGGCGCCGCGACTGCTCGTCCTCGACGACGCCCTCGCCGTCGACCTGGGCCTCGACCCGACCTGGTTGCGCTCCCCCGAGGGCGTGCACTTCCTCACGGGCGGGCTCGTCCCCGACGGGGCAACACCCGTGGCGCAGGTCTACGCCGGCCACCAGTTCGGCGGGTACTCCCCGCGCCTCGGCGACGGCCGCGCGCTGCTCCTCGGTGAGCTCACCACCCCCGCCGGCGAGGTGCGTGACCTGCACCTCAAGGGCTCCGGGCGCACGCCGCTGTCCCGCGGCGGCGACGGCCTGGCCGCCGTCGGCCCGATGCTGCGCGAGCACGTCATCAGCTCCGCGATGCACGCCCTCGGCGTGCCGACCACGCAGGCGCTCGCCGTCGTCGCCACCGGCCGCGACGTCCAGCGCGAGGTGGTGCTGCCCGGCGCGGTGCTCGCGCGCACGGCGTCCAGCCACCTGCGCGTCGGCTCGTTCCAGTACGCCCGCGCCACCGGCGACACGGCCCTGCTGCGACGCCTGGCCGACGTCGCGATCGCCCGCCACCACCCGCAGGCCGCGCAGGCCGGGTCGCCGGCCGACCAGGCGAAGGCCCTGCTCGACGCCGTCATCGCCGCCCAGGCCGACCTCGTGGCGCAGTGGGTGCTGCTCGGCTTCGTCCACGGCGTCATGAACACCGACAACACGACCATCTCCGGGGAGACCATCGACTACGGCCCGTGCGCCTTCGTCGACGCCTACGACCCCGCGGCCTCCTTCTCCTCCATCGACCACCAGGGCCGCTACGCCTACGGCGCCCAGCCGGGCGTGCTCGAGTGGAACCTCGCCCGCTTCGCCGAAGCGCTCCTGCCCCTCCTCGTGGAAGAGCAGGACGACGACGAGGGCAGCAGCGACCGAGCCGTGGCGATCGCCACGGAGTCCCTCGGCGCGTACCGGCCGCGGTTCGCCGCGGCCTGGCGCGCCGGCACGCGCCGCAAGCTGGGCCTGGCCGCGGTGGCGGGGCACGACGACGAGGTCGACGGCATGGTCACCGACCTGCTGCGCCTCGCGCAGACCGACCACGTCGACCACACCGGTCTGCACCGGCGCCTGGCCGACGCGGCACGAGCCGGCAGCAGCGCCCCCGCCCGGGACCTCTTCCTGGACCGCGAGGGGTTCGACGCCTGGGCCGCCCGCTGGCTGCCGCTGGCCCCCGACGCCGCGGCGATGGACGCGGTCAACCCGGTCTACGTCCCGCGCAACCACCTCGTGGAGGAGGCGCTGGCGGCCGCGACCGGCGGGGACCTCGCGCCGCTGGAGCGCCTCGTCGACGTCGTGACCCACCCGTACGTCGAGCGCCCCGGGTGGGAGCGCTACGCCGAGCCCGCCCCCGACGCCTTCGGCCCCTACACGACCTTCTGCGGCACCTGA
- a CDS encoding LON peptidase substrate-binding domain-containing protein: protein MSERLPLFPLRTVLVPGLVLPLTIFEPRYVALVEHLLSLPEEQRAFGVVALRHGRDAGSRPGAVDLHEVGCTAVVRDVSEPDGPGDGRYELITSGAVRFRLDGVDEGAGTPYLTGLVSPVPERAGADQDRLADLATSTAAAWTAYREQLGIATTGVPGGVPEDPAVLSYLVMAGMVLDLPERQRLLELPDTATRLREERAILRREQVLISELRSLPAQDLLDDPPVYN from the coding sequence GTGAGCGAGCGGCTGCCCCTGTTCCCGCTGCGCACCGTGCTGGTGCCCGGGCTCGTGCTGCCCCTGACGATCTTCGAGCCGCGCTACGTCGCGCTCGTCGAGCACCTGCTGTCCCTCCCCGAGGAGCAGCGCGCGTTCGGCGTGGTCGCCCTGCGCCACGGCCGTGACGCGGGCTCGCGCCCCGGAGCGGTCGACCTCCACGAGGTCGGCTGCACCGCCGTGGTCCGCGACGTGTCCGAGCCCGACGGTCCCGGGGACGGCCGCTACGAGCTCATCACCTCCGGCGCGGTGCGCTTCCGGCTCGACGGCGTCGACGAGGGCGCCGGCACCCCGTACCTCACCGGCCTGGTCAGCCCCGTGCCCGAGCGGGCCGGCGCCGACCAGGACCGCCTCGCCGACCTCGCCACCTCCACGGCGGCCGCGTGGACCGCCTACCGCGAGCAGCTGGGCATCGCCACCACCGGCGTGCCGGGTGGCGTCCCGGAGGACCCGGCCGTGCTGAGCTACCTCGTCATGGCCGGGATGGTCCTCGACCTGCCCGAGCGGCAGCGCCTGCTGGAGCTGCCCGACACGGCCACCCGCCTGCGCGAGGAGCGAGCGATCCTGCGGCGCGAGCAGGTGCTCATCTCCGAGCTGCGCTCGCTGCCCGCGCAGGACCTCCTCGACGACCCGCCGGTCTACAACTGA
- the ybaK gene encoding Cys-tRNA(Pro) deacylase: MGKKPAAGGTPATTALTRAGVPHTVHPYEHDAAVSAEVGYGLEAAHALGIDPARVYKTLVVEVDGALGVAVLPVSAKLDLKAVGAALGGKRAAMADPVAAERTTGYVRGGISPLGQRKQLPTVIDSSAVEHPSILVSGGRRGLDVELAPADLVSLTGATVASVAAS; encoded by the coding sequence ATGGGGAAGAAGCCCGCCGCCGGCGGCACGCCCGCCACCACCGCCCTGACGCGCGCCGGGGTCCCGCACACCGTGCACCCGTACGAGCACGACGCCGCCGTCTCCGCCGAGGTCGGCTACGGCCTGGAGGCCGCGCACGCCCTCGGCATCGACCCGGCGCGCGTCTACAAGACGCTCGTGGTGGAGGTCGACGGCGCGCTCGGCGTCGCCGTGCTCCCGGTCAGCGCCAAGCTCGACCTCAAGGCGGTCGGCGCGGCGCTGGGCGGCAAGCGCGCCGCCATGGCCGACCCGGTCGCCGCCGAGCGCACCACCGGGTACGTGCGAGGCGGCATCAGCCCGCTCGGGCAGCGCAAGCAGCTGCCCACCGTCATCGACAGCTCAGCCGTCGAGCACCCCAGCATCCTCGTCAGCGGCGGTCGCCGCGGCCTCGACGTGGAGCTCGCCCCCGCCGACCTCGTCTCCCTGACGGGCGCCACCGTGGCGTCCGTCGCCGCCTCCTGA
- a CDS encoding methyltransferase domain-containing protein — translation MQCDYYDAGACRSCTLMGVPEDVQVADAQERVEALLPTVPTWLTPATGPASRFRNRAKMVVAGTAEAPTLGILDAAGRGVDLVRCGLYPASITDALEPLRAFVTRAALVPYDVPARRGELKHVHVTTNDAGELMVRFVLRSTESLPRIRKHLPWLLEQVPSIRVVSANLLPQHAALLEGDVEVPLTPAERLPVQQGGVTLLARPQGFLQTNTDVAGQLYTQVAAWVDDLDDDERRDGGAAALRVWDLYCGAGGFALHVAAGAASTGTGDREVVGVETSEQAVAAARDAAATAGLAGTTVVHADATAWAREQPEAAAPDVVVVNPPRRGLGEQLCAWLDAAPPRTRHLLYSSCNPASLATDLEALPGWEPVRGRLFAMFPQTTHAEVLVQLRRR, via the coding sequence GTGCAGTGCGACTACTACGACGCCGGTGCCTGCCGCTCGTGCACCCTCATGGGCGTCCCGGAGGACGTCCAGGTCGCCGACGCGCAGGAGCGCGTCGAGGCGCTGCTGCCCACCGTCCCGACCTGGCTCACCCCTGCCACCGGCCCGGCGAGCCGCTTCCGCAACCGCGCCAAGATGGTCGTCGCCGGCACCGCCGAGGCCCCGACGCTGGGCATCCTCGACGCAGCCGGCCGCGGCGTCGACCTCGTGCGGTGCGGTCTGTACCCGGCGTCCATCACGGACGCCCTGGAGCCGCTGCGCGCCTTCGTCACCCGCGCCGCGCTGGTCCCCTACGACGTCCCCGCCCGCCGCGGTGAGCTGAAGCACGTCCACGTCACGACCAACGACGCCGGCGAGCTCATGGTCCGGTTCGTGCTGCGCTCCACGGAGTCCCTGCCGCGGATCCGCAAGCACCTCCCCTGGCTCCTGGAGCAGGTCCCGAGCATCCGCGTCGTCTCCGCCAACCTCCTGCCCCAGCACGCCGCCCTGCTCGAGGGCGACGTCGAGGTCCCCCTCACCCCCGCCGAGCGCCTGCCCGTCCAGCAGGGCGGCGTCACGCTGCTCGCCCGCCCGCAGGGCTTCCTGCAGACCAACACCGACGTGGCGGGGCAGCTGTACACCCAGGTCGCGGCCTGGGTGGACGACCTCGACGACGACGAGCGCCGCGACGGCGGCGCCGCTGCGCTGCGCGTGTGGGACCTGTACTGCGGCGCCGGCGGCTTCGCCCTGCACGTGGCGGCCGGGGCCGCGTCCACCGGCACCGGGGACCGCGAGGTGGTCGGCGTCGAGACCAGCGAGCAGGCCGTCGCCGCCGCCCGCGACGCCGCGGCCACCGCGGGCCTGGCCGGCACGACCGTCGTCCACGCCGACGCCACCGCGTGGGCGCGGGAGCAGCCCGAGGCCGCCGCGCCCGACGTCGTCGTCGTCAACCCGCCGCGGCGGGGGCTGGGCGAGCAGCTGTGCGCGTGGCTCGACGCCGCTCCCCCGCGGACCCGGCACCTGCTCTACTCCAGCTGCAACCCCGCCTCGCTGGCGACGGACCTGGAGGCGCTGCCCGGGTGGGAGCCGGTGCGGGGGCGGCTGTTCGCGATGTTCCCGCAGACCACCCACGCCGAGGTGCTGGTCCAGCTCCGCCGCCGCTGA
- the dnaE gene encoding DNA polymerase III subunit alpha — MPAGDSFVHLHNHTEYSMLDGAARIDELFATAAEMGMPALATTDHGYIFGAYEFWKAGRKHGVNPVIGLEAYLTPGTARGDKTRVKWGDPSAGRDDVSGSGAYTHMTMWAQDTAGMHNLFRMASLASLEGHYFKPRMDRELLTTYGKGIIATTGCPSGEVQTRLRLGQYDAAVAAAAEFRDIFGAENFYCEVMDHGLEIERRIQKDLVRLAKALGIPLVATNDLHYTRPEHHEGHAALLCVQSGSTLADPNRFKFDAEEFYLKTPADMRHLWRELPEACDNTLAIAERCSVEFSEGVGTYMPRYPVPEGESEDSWFVKEVERGLLMRFKGAVPDESRRVAEYEIGVITKMGFSGYFLVVADFIRWAKRNGIRVGPGRGSGAGSIAAYALEITDLDPQRHGLIFERFLNPDRVSMPDFDIDFDERRRGEVIKYVTEKYGESRVAQIVTYGTIKAKQAVKDASRVLGYPFAMGDRITKAMPAAVMGKDVPLSQIFEPTHNRYAEGKEFRELYEAEGDVQKVVETAKQLEGLKRQWGVHAAGVIMSSEPLIDLIPIMRREQDGQVITQFDYPSCESLGLIKMDFLGLRNLTIMDDAVRLVERNRGEKVVLEELELDDPETYALLQRGDTLGVFQFDGGPMRSLLRLMRPDNFEDISAVGALYRPGPMGAGSHTNYALRKNGQQEITPLHPELAEPLKEVLGTTYGLIVYQEQVMSIAQTVAGFSLGQADLLRRAMGKKKKSELDKQYEKFSGGMHERGFSEAAVKALWDVLLPFSDYAFNKAHSAAYGVVSYWTAYLKAHYPAEYMAAVLTSVRDDKDKSALYLNECRRMGVTVLPPDVNESIATYAAVGSDIRFGLAAIRNVGENVVDAIEKAREEKGAFTSFGDFLAKVPAVVCNKRTVESLIKAGAFDSLGAKRRALLSVHEDAVDSVVGLKRQEEKGQYDLFGGLMGDDDEDGVGQGSALSVAVPDLPEWDKKELLAREREMLGLYVSDHPLFGLEHVLSSAADCSVATLLTDESRQDGSMVTIAGLITGLQRKMTKQGKQWAIATVEDLGGAVEVLFFPSSYEQFAHLLAPDAVVVVRGRLSRRDDVPSLHAQDLSVPDTSVAADGPVVITLPEQRCTEPVADRLRGVLQDHRGQTLVHLKLLTTDKQVLVCLDDALRVTPSPSLFGDLKALLGPSCLV; from the coding sequence ATGCCCGCTGGTGACTCGTTCGTCCACCTGCACAACCACACCGAGTACTCGATGCTCGACGGTGCCGCGAGGATCGACGAGCTGTTCGCCACCGCGGCCGAGATGGGCATGCCGGCGCTGGCGACCACCGACCACGGGTACATCTTCGGGGCGTACGAGTTCTGGAAGGCCGGGCGCAAGCACGGGGTCAACCCCGTCATCGGCCTGGAGGCCTACCTCACCCCGGGCACCGCGCGCGGCGACAAGACCCGCGTGAAGTGGGGTGACCCGAGCGCCGGCCGCGACGACGTCTCCGGCTCCGGCGCCTACACCCACATGACGATGTGGGCGCAGGACACCGCGGGCATGCACAACCTCTTCCGGATGGCGAGCCTCGCCAGCCTGGAGGGGCACTACTTCAAGCCCCGCATGGACCGCGAGCTGCTCACCACCTACGGCAAGGGCATCATCGCGACGACGGGCTGCCCGTCCGGTGAGGTGCAGACCCGCCTGCGTCTGGGCCAGTACGACGCCGCCGTGGCCGCGGCAGCGGAGTTCCGCGACATCTTCGGCGCGGAGAACTTCTACTGCGAGGTCATGGACCACGGGCTCGAGATCGAGCGCCGCATCCAGAAGGACCTGGTCCGCCTCGCCAAGGCCCTCGGGATCCCGTTGGTCGCCACCAACGACCTGCACTACACGCGCCCCGAGCACCACGAGGGCCACGCAGCGCTGCTGTGCGTGCAGTCCGGCTCCACGCTGGCGGACCCGAACCGCTTCAAGTTCGACGCGGAGGAGTTCTACCTCAAGACCCCCGCCGACATGCGCCACCTGTGGCGCGAGCTGCCCGAGGCCTGCGACAACACCCTCGCCATCGCCGAGCGGTGCTCGGTGGAGTTCTCCGAGGGCGTCGGCACGTACATGCCGCGCTACCCCGTGCCGGAGGGGGAGAGCGAGGACTCCTGGTTCGTCAAGGAGGTCGAGCGCGGCCTGCTCATGCGGTTCAAGGGCGCCGTCCCTGACGAGAGCCGCCGCGTGGCCGAGTACGAGATCGGCGTCATCACGAAGATGGGCTTCTCGGGGTACTTCCTCGTCGTCGCCGACTTCATCCGCTGGGCCAAGCGCAACGGCATCCGCGTGGGCCCGGGCCGCGGCTCGGGTGCGGGCTCGATTGCCGCGTACGCCCTGGAGATCACCGACCTGGACCCGCAGCGCCACGGCCTGATCTTCGAGCGGTTCCTCAACCCCGACCGCGTCTCCATGCCCGACTTCGACATCGACTTCGACGAGCGCCGGCGCGGCGAGGTCATCAAGTACGTGACGGAGAAGTACGGCGAGAGCCGCGTCGCGCAGATCGTCACCTACGGCACCATCAAGGCCAAGCAGGCCGTCAAGGACGCCTCCCGCGTGCTCGGCTACCCGTTCGCCATGGGCGACCGGATCACCAAGGCGATGCCCGCCGCGGTGATGGGCAAGGACGTGCCGCTCAGCCAGATCTTCGAGCCCACCCACAACCGCTACGCGGAGGGCAAGGAGTTCCGCGAGCTGTACGAGGCCGAGGGCGACGTGCAGAAGGTGGTGGAGACGGCCAAGCAGCTGGAGGGCCTGAAGCGCCAGTGGGGCGTGCACGCCGCCGGCGTCATCATGTCCAGCGAGCCGCTGATCGACCTCATCCCGATCATGCGCCGCGAGCAGGACGGCCAGGTCATCACGCAGTTCGACTACCCGAGCTGCGAGTCCCTCGGCCTGATCAAGATGGACTTCCTCGGCCTGCGCAACCTCACGATCATGGACGACGCCGTCCGCCTCGTGGAGCGCAACCGGGGCGAGAAGGTGGTGCTCGAGGAGCTCGAGCTCGACGACCCCGAGACGTACGCGCTGCTGCAGCGCGGCGACACCCTCGGCGTCTTCCAGTTCGACGGCGGGCCCATGCGCTCGCTGCTGCGCCTCATGCGCCCCGACAACTTCGAGGACATCTCCGCCGTCGGCGCCCTCTACCGCCCGGGCCCCATGGGTGCGGGGAGCCACACCAACTACGCCCTGCGCAAGAACGGCCAGCAGGAGATCACGCCGCTGCACCCCGAGCTGGCCGAGCCGCTCAAGGAGGTGCTGGGCACCACCTACGGCCTGATCGTCTACCAGGAGCAGGTGATGTCCATCGCGCAGACCGTGGCGGGCTTCAGCCTCGGCCAGGCGGACCTGCTGCGGCGGGCGATGGGCAAGAAGAAGAAGTCCGAGCTGGACAAGCAGTACGAGAAGTTCTCCGGCGGCATGCACGAGCGCGGCTTCTCCGAGGCCGCGGTCAAGGCCCTGTGGGACGTGCTGCTGCCGTTCTCCGACTACGCGTTCAACAAGGCGCACTCCGCGGCCTACGGCGTCGTGTCCTACTGGACCGCCTACCTCAAGGCGCACTACCCGGCCGAGTACATGGCCGCGGTGCTGACGTCCGTGCGCGACGACAAGGACAAGTCCGCGCTCTACCTCAACGAGTGCCGCCGCATGGGCGTCACCGTGCTCCCGCCGGACGTCAACGAGTCGATCGCCACGTACGCCGCGGTCGGCTCCGACATCCGCTTCGGCCTGGCGGCCATCCGCAACGTCGGCGAGAACGTCGTCGACGCCATCGAGAAGGCCCGCGAGGAGAAGGGCGCCTTCACCAGCTTCGGCGACTTCCTCGCCAAGGTCCCCGCCGTCGTCTGCAACAAGCGCACGGTGGAGTCCCTCATCAAGGCCGGCGCCTTCGACTCCCTGGGCGCCAAGCGCCGGGCGCTGCTGTCGGTGCACGAGGACGCCGTCGACTCGGTGGTGGGCCTCAAGCGCCAGGAGGAGAAGGGCCAGTACGACCTCTTCGGCGGTCTCATGGGCGACGACGACGAGGACGGCGTCGGCCAGGGCTCCGCCCTCAGCGTCGCCGTGCCGGACCTGCCCGAGTGGGACAAGAAGGAGCTGCTGGCGCGCGAGCGCGAGATGCTCGGCCTCTACGTCTCCGACCACCCGCTCTTCGGCCTCGAGCACGTGCTGAGCTCCGCCGCGGACTGCTCGGTGGCCACGCTCCTCACCGACGAGTCCCGCCAGGACGGCTCGATGGTCACCATCGCCGGGCTCATCACGGGCCTGCAGCGCAAGATGACCAAGCAGGGCAAGCAGTGGGCCATCGCCACCGTCGAGGACCTCGGCGGCGCGGTGGAGGTGCTGTTCTTCCCCAGCAGCTACGAGCAGTTCGCGCACCTGCTGGCGCCGGACGCCGTCGTCGTCGTCCGCGGCCGGCTGTCGCGCCGCGACGACGTGCCCTCGCTGCACGCGCAGGACCTGTCCGTGCCCGACACCTCGGTGGCCGCTGACGGCCCGGTGGTCATCACGCTGCCCGAGCAGCGGTGCACCGAGCCCGTCGCCGACCGCCTGCGCGGGGTGCTGCAGGACCACCGCGGCCAGACGCTCGTGCACCTCAAGCTGCTCACCACCGACAAGCAGGTGCTGGTCTGCCTCGACGACGCGCTGCGGGTGACCCCGTCGCCGTCGCTGTTCGGCGACCTCAAGGCGCTGCTGGGGCCCAGCTGCCTCGTGTGA
- a CDS encoding ASCH domain-containing protein gives MDFGHPDDGGLGERLLQAVLRGEKTATSSLVVEYLAGDPLPRVGERLRLVDHAGRSRGVVETTRVVVVPMSEVGDDVAAAEGEGFTGAADWRAEHVRFWTEVTAEVRQACGDPGWVLREHEPVVVEHFRLVDRDG, from the coding sequence ATGGACTTCGGGCACCCGGACGACGGCGGGCTGGGGGAGCGGCTGCTGCAGGCGGTGCTGCGCGGCGAGAAGACGGCGACGTCGTCGCTGGTGGTGGAGTACCTGGCGGGGGACCCGCTGCCGCGCGTCGGCGAGCGGCTCCGGCTGGTGGACCACGCCGGGCGCAGCCGCGGGGTGGTGGAGACGACGCGCGTCGTCGTCGTCCCGATGTCGGAGGTCGGGGACGACGTCGCCGCGGCCGAGGGTGAGGGCTTCACGGGGGCGGCGGACTGGCGGGCCGAGCACGTGAGGTTCTGGACCGAGGTGACCGCCGAGGTCCGTCAGGCCTGCGGCGACCCGGGCTGGGTGCTGCGCGAGCACGAGCCCGTGGTGGTGGAGCACTTCCGGCTGGTGGACCGCGACGGTTGA
- a CDS encoding GNAT family N-acetyltransferase: MAAIMVRAALPGDLPAIARLRWQWWDEWRTDGTPDEDPAAFSAEFTAWAERSTATHRASVVVDGEEVVGMAWLAEVSRPPSPGHLDIRRGDLQSVYVVPELRGQGWGARLVAHVLEDARARGMQRVTVYSGGRSLSLYARAGFEVTEHLRQVDL, from the coding sequence GTGGCGGCGATCATGGTCCGGGCAGCGCTTCCGGGTGACCTGCCGGCCATCGCCCGGCTCCGGTGGCAGTGGTGGGACGAGTGGCGGACTGACGGCACCCCCGACGAGGACCCTGCGGCCTTCAGCGCGGAGTTCACGGCCTGGGCGGAGCGGAGCACCGCCACGCACCGCGCTTCCGTCGTCGTCGACGGCGAGGAGGTCGTGGGGATGGCCTGGTTGGCGGAGGTGTCGAGGCCGCCGAGCCCGGGCCACCTCGACATCCGCCGCGGTGACCTGCAGAGCGTGTACGTGGTCCCCGAGCTCCGCGGACAGGGGTGGGGCGCGCGCCTGGTCGCCCACGTCCTCGAGGACGCCCGTGCTCGCGGGATGCAGCGCGTGACCGTGTACTCGGGCGGGCGGTCGCTGAGCCTGTACGCACGGGCCGGCTTCGAGGTGACCGAGCACCTGCGGCAGGTCGACCTCTGA